One region of Coleofasciculaceae cyanobacterium genomic DNA includes:
- a CDS encoding photosystem II protein D2, whose amino-acid sequence DFVSQELRAAEDPEFETFYTKNILLNEGLRAWMATQDQPHQNFEFPEEVLPRGNAL is encoded by the coding sequence TGATTTTGTCTCACAAGAGTTGAGAGCAGCCGAAGACCCTGAGTTTGAAACTTTCTACACCAAAAACATCCTGCTCAACGAAGGTCTAAGAGCATGGATGGCAACTCAAGACCAACCACATCAAAACTTTGAATTCCCAGAGGAGGTTCTACCACGTGGTAACGCTCTCTAA
- the psbC gene encoding photosystem II reaction center protein CP43, with protein sequence MVTLSNLGAGAGRDIESTGFAWWAGNARLINLSGKLLGAHVAHSGLIVFWAGAMTIYEVAHYVPEKPMYEQGMILLPHLATLGWGVGPGGEVINTYPYFVVGVLHLISSAVLGLGGIYHALRGPETLEGYSNFFSQDWKDKNQMTNIIGYHLILLGLGAFLLVFKAMFFGGVYDTWAPGGGDVRIVTNPTLNPATIFGYLTAAPFGGEGWIIGVDNMEDIIGGHIWVGLICIAGGIFHILTKPFGWARRALIWNGEAYLSYSIGAVSLMSFIASCYIWFNNTAYPSEFYGPTNAEASQAQAFTFLARDQQMGANIGSSQGPTGLGKYLMRSPTGEIILGGETMRFWDFRGPWLEPMRGPNGIDLDKVRNDIQPWQLRRAAEYMTHAPNASINSVGGIITESNSFNFVNIRQWLASFQFIVAFFFLIGHLWHAGRARAAAGGFEKGIDRETEPTLSMPDLD encoded by the coding sequence GTGGTAACGCTCTCTAATCTTGGCGCAGGCGCAGGTCGTGATATTGAGTCTACAGGTTTTGCCTGGTGGGCTGGTAACGCTCGTTTAATTAATCTTTCAGGAAAGCTCTTGGGCGCACACGTTGCCCACTCTGGACTGATCGTATTCTGGGCTGGTGCAATGACTATCTATGAAGTCGCTCACTATGTCCCTGAAAAGCCCATGTACGAACAGGGCATGATCCTACTTCCTCACCTAGCAACATTAGGCTGGGGTGTAGGGCCAGGTGGTGAAGTAATTAATACTTATCCCTATTTCGTAGTTGGTGTTTTACACTTAATTTCTTCAGCTGTTCTTGGTTTAGGCGGTATCTACCACGCACTTCGTGGTCCAGAAACACTAGAAGGGTATTCCAATTTCTTTAGCCAAGACTGGAAAGACAAAAACCAAATGACTAACATCATTGGTTATCACCTAATCCTATTAGGACTTGGTGCTTTTCTATTAGTATTTAAAGCCATGTTCTTCGGTGGTGTATATGATACCTGGGCTCCAGGTGGTGGTGACGTTCGGATTGTGACTAACCCCACTCTTAATCCCGCCACAATCTTTGGCTATCTAACTGCCGCTCCTTTTGGTGGCGAAGGTTGGATTATCGGTGTTGACAACATGGAAGATATTATTGGTGGTCATATATGGGTCGGTTTGATCTGTATTGCTGGCGGTATCTTCCACATCTTAACCAAACCTTTTGGTTGGGCGCGTCGCGCTTTGATTTGGAATGGTGAAGCTTACCTTTCCTACAGTATCGGTGCTGTGTCTTTGATGTCCTTCATCGCTTCTTGCTATATCTGGTTCAATAACACTGCTTACCCCAGTGAATTTTACGGCCCTACTAACGCTGAAGCTTCCCAAGCACAAGCCTTTACTTTCTTAGCTCGTGACCAGCAAATGGGTGCGAACATCGGTTCATCTCAAGGTCCTACTGGTCTTGGTAAATACCTGATGCGCTCTCCTACAGGTGAAATTATCCTGGGTGGAGAAACCATGCGTTTTTGGGATTTTCGTGGTCCTTGGTTAGAGCCTATGCGTGGACCTAACGGTATTGACCTTGATAAAGTTAGAAATGACATCCAGCCTTGGCAACTACGTCGTGCTGCTGAGTACATGACTCATGCTCCTAATGCTTCGATCAACTCTGTTGGTGGTATTATCACTGAGTCCAACTCCTTTAACTTCGTTAACATTCGTCAATGGTTGGCTTCATTCCAGTTCATTGTTGCCTTCTTCTTCCTCATCGGTCACCTATGGCACGCTGGACGTGCTAGGGCTGCTGCTGGTGGGTTTGAAAAAGGTATTGATCGCGAAACCGAACCAACACTATCTATGCCTGATTTAGACTAA
- a CDS encoding HEAT repeat domain-containing protein gives MPDLDKIAAQLESPDSKDRLLALTSLRKVAPEDAVPLIKKVLNDEILPVRSMAVFALGVKPTVECFPLLIDLLASDPDYGIRADAAGALGYLNDIRAFEHLVRAFYEDTNWLVRFSAAVSLGNLQDIRAKELLIEALDSDEVILQQAAIAALGEIKATEAVDNILNFAASEDWLIRQRIAEALGNLETEKSISALKFLAKDLHPQVKEAAQISLERLQQNK, from the coding sequence ATGCCAGATTTAGACAAGATTGCTGCTCAGTTGGAAAGTCCTGATTCTAAAGATCGTTTATTGGCTTTGACCTCTTTGAGGAAAGTTGCACCAGAGGATGCTGTTCCTTTGATTAAAAAAGTTTTAAATGACGAAATACTTCCTGTGCGTTCAATGGCGGTTTTTGCTTTAGGAGTGAAACCTACCGTAGAATGTTTTCCACTGTTGATCGATTTGTTAGCAAGTGACCCAGATTATGGAATTAGGGCGGATGCAGCGGGAGCGTTGGGCTATCTAAACGACATTCGTGCTTTTGAACATTTGGTTAGAGCTTTTTACGAAGATACAAACTGGCTGGTTAGATTTAGTGCTGCTGTATCTCTGGGTAACTTACAGGATATTAGAGCGAAAGAATTACTAATAGAAGCCCTCGATAGTGATGAGGTTATTCTACAGCAAGCGGCGATCGCAGCGCTAGGAGAAATTAAAGCCACCGAAGCAGTAGATAATATTCTTAATTTTGCCGCCTCAGAAGATTGGCTAATTCGTCAGAGAATTGCTGAGGCATTGGGTAATTTGGAGACCGAAAAAAGTATTTCAGCATTAAAGTTTTTAGCTAAAGATCTGCACCCTCAGGTAAAAGAAGCAGCGCAGATATCGCTAGAGCGTTTACAGCAAAATAAATAG
- a CDS encoding transketolase C-terminal domain-containing protein translates to MTATTTRFPIDLGAYKPLALDPSNSTLTDEQRETLKANIQLCREAIVFFTATGGARGVGGHTGGPFDTVPEVMILDAFFRGAPDKFVPIFFDEAGHRVATQYLMATLNGDLPQEELVNYRGANSRLPGHPELGLTPGIKFSSGRLGHIWPYINGIALANPDKVVVCLGSDGAQQEGNDAEAARLAVAQNLNVKLFIDDNDVTIAGHPSDYLPGYDVAKTLTGHGLEVNTGDGEDLDSLYSRMCAAVTGNGPVALVNKRPMCPGIDGIEGSTHGHDVIAVDKAIAYLEKHQQGAAADFLKNIKKSSNDYKFLGVTDKVGSNRTVFGDAVVSVLGEMSDAERKAKVIFIDSDLEGSCGFKQIHDAYPEVFIPSGIMERGNLSAAAGFGMEEGKQGVFATFSAFLEMCISEITMARLNKSNLLCHFSHAGIDDMADNTCHFGINNMFADNGLDDGYETRLYFPADANQMSACVKKVFHHPGMRFIFSTRSKVPMILDDSGNELFGGDYTFTPDKDEVVREGDAGYIVSFGDALYRSLDAVERLRQEGINVGLINKSTLNVVDEDMLDKIGQAPFVLVVESFNRRTGLGSRFGSWLLERGLTPKYGYLGVHEEGCGGLWEQFPYQGLDPEGIMSHVKGLI, encoded by the coding sequence ATGACAGCAACAACTACTCGTTTTCCCATCGACTTAGGTGCTTATAAGCCTTTGGCATTAGACCCTAGCAATTCTACTCTGACAGACGAACAGAGAGAAACTTTAAAAGCTAATATTCAACTTTGCCGCGAGGCGATCGTTTTCTTTACCGCTACTGGTGGTGCTAGAGGCGTTGGTGGTCATACTGGCGGACCTTTTGATACTGTCCCTGAAGTAATGATCCTGGATGCTTTTTTCCGTGGTGCGCCTGATAAATTTGTACCCATCTTTTTTGATGAAGCGGGACACCGCGTCGCCACTCAATATTTGATGGCGACATTGAATGGTGACTTACCTCAAGAAGAATTAGTTAACTATCGTGGTGCTAATTCTAGGCTACCAGGACACCCTGAATTGGGTTTAACTCCTGGAATTAAGTTTAGTTCTGGTCGTTTAGGACATATTTGGCCTTACATCAACGGTATAGCACTGGCTAATCCTGATAAGGTAGTAGTTTGCTTAGGTTCGGATGGTGCGCAACAAGAAGGTAATGATGCTGAGGCGGCTCGTTTAGCAGTAGCGCAAAACCTCAACGTGAAGCTATTTATCGACGATAATGATGTAACGATCGCTGGACATCCTTCTGATTATCTTCCTGGCTATGATGTTGCTAAAACTTTAACTGGCCATGGTTTAGAGGTTAACACGGGAGACGGCGAGGATCTTGATTCTCTATATAGCCGTATGTGCGCTGCGGTAACTGGTAATGGTCCCGTTGCGTTAGTTAACAAACGTCCCATGTGTCCTGGTATCGATGGGATTGAAGGTTCTACTCATGGACACGATGTGATTGCTGTCGATAAAGCGATCGCCTATTTGGAAAAGCATCAACAAGGTGCAGCCGCCGACTTTCTCAAAAACATTAAAAAATCCAGTAATGACTATAAATTCTTGGGTGTCACCGATAAGGTTGGCTCTAACCGCACTGTCTTTGGTGACGCTGTAGTTTCCGTACTTGGGGAAATGAGTGATGCCGAACGCAAAGCAAAAGTTATTTTTATTGATAGTGACTTAGAAGGTTCTTGCGGTTTTAAACAAATCCACGATGCTTATCCTGAAGTCTTTATTCCCTCTGGCATTATGGAACGGGGTAACCTTTCCGCTGCTGCTGGTTTTGGCATGGAGGAAGGAAAACAGGGCGTGTTTGCTACCTTTAGTGCTTTCTTGGAGATGTGTATTTCGGAAATCACAATGGCACGTCTCAACAAGTCTAATCTACTGTGTCATTTCTCCCACGCTGGTATCGACGATATGGCGGATAATACCTGTCATTTCGGAATCAACAATATGTTTGCCGACAATGGACTAGATGATGGTTATGAAACCCGTCTCTACTTCCCCGCTGATGCTAACCAAATGAGTGCCTGTGTGAAAAAGGTATTTCATCATCCAGGAATGCGCTTTATCTTTTCTACCCGCTCGAAAGTTCCCATGATCCTAGATGATTCGGGCAACGAGTTATTTGGTGGTGACTATACTTTTACGCCTGACAAAGATGAAGTAGTTCGCGAAGGAGATGCAGGCTATATCGTCAGTTTTGGCGATGCTCTTTATCGTTCTTTAGATGCGGTAGAACGTCTTAGACAGGAGGGCATTAATGTTGGTCTAATTAATAAATCTACTCTCAACGTTGTAGACGAAGACATGCTCGACAAAATTGGGCAAGCACCTTTCGTATTGGTAGTTGAATCTTTCAATCGTCGTACTGGTTTGGGTAGTCGCTTTGGTTCTTGGTTACTTGAGCGAGGCTTGACTCCTAAATATGGTTATCTTGGTGTACACGAAGAAGGCTGTGGTGGACTTTGGGAACAATTCCCCTATCAAGGATTAGATCCAGAAGGCATTATGAGCCATGTTAAAGGATTGATCTAA
- a CDS encoding lysylphosphatidylglycerol synthase transmembrane domain-containing protein, with translation MLTKKNVISSILSLALGFFLVWLILRFTEVDLEQIVASFYSLNPLYAGLAITTLIVHTFLTAYKWGLVTQKLTPDNQQPVKFYFFYTTLGSLTMQFMPQYVGMVIVQNLALRVHKISSISKGFLSVIYDQFFNFLIPLLLFPAAILYVFSYISLSVAVFIWIATIILTHFVIDKWHRSLISWLIKVLTWVKQLKAGKNKAAQAEIATGNDSILGKKFTLYLYWISVVRYIVWIIRGIFIAIAGGLKIKLSAVVFVTPIVQLAMLLSFTPANLGLMEFSWIGLLGLFDVSDASALKYSLMQRFLYIVAVVIVLAVFAVISFVERFALFTSKQN, from the coding sequence ATGTTAACTAAAAAAAACGTTATATCTAGTATTTTATCCCTGGCTTTAGGATTTTTCTTGGTCTGGTTAATCCTGCGCTTTACTGAGGTTGATCTTGAGCAAATTGTAGCTAGCTTCTATAGCCTGAATCCGCTGTATGCCGGATTGGCAATTACAACTCTAATTGTCCATACTTTTTTAACGGCTTATAAATGGGGTTTAGTTACTCAAAAGCTAACTCCAGATAACCAACAGCCAGTAAAATTTTATTTTTTTTATACTACTCTAGGTTCTTTGACCATGCAGTTTATGCCTCAGTATGTAGGCATGGTCATAGTGCAAAATTTAGCTTTACGAGTACATAAAATCAGTTCTATTTCTAAAGGCTTTCTTTCAGTTATTTATGACCAATTTTTTAACTTTTTAATCCCTTTATTATTATTTCCAGCTGCGATTTTATATGTGTTTAGCTATATTTCTTTATCAGTAGCAGTTTTTATTTGGATTGCGACGATTATTTTGACCCACTTTGTGATCGACAAATGGCATCGCAGTTTGATATCTTGGTTGATTAAAGTTTTGACTTGGGTTAAACAATTAAAGGCAGGAAAAAATAAAGCAGCTCAAGCAGAAATAGCTACAGGTAATGATTCTATTCTGGGCAAAAAATTTACCCTTTATCTCTATTGGATTTCGGTAGTCCGTTATATAGTCTGGATTATTCGCGGAATTTTCATTGCGATCGCAGGCGGCTTAAAAATTAAGCTGTCGGCTGTAGTTTTTGTAACTCCTATCGTGCAGTTGGCAATGTTGTTAAGCTTTACTCCTGCTAATTTAGGACTGATGGAATTTAGCTGGATTGGTTTATTAGGGTTATTTGATGTATCAGATGCCAGTGCGCTTAAGTATTCTCTGATGCAGCGGTTTCTCTATATCGTCGCAGTAGTAATTGTTCTAGCGGTGTTTGCCGTAATTTCTTTTGTTGAACGATTTGCTTTGTTTACCTCCAAACAAAATTAA
- a CDS encoding sulfotransferase — MKPNLFIVGQPKSGTTALHQFLGQHPEIYMSSIKEPHFFCSDFHLESDRAYGRQRFFDFRNESAYLQLFSKAKNVKIAGESSTNYLYSQVTAEKIHNFNPDGKIIIILREPAKFLYSLHSHYVKFTEENEPDFLTALDLEKERHQEKFLSPRVTSPSYVYYSQRVQYYQQVKRYRDRFSNNQIKVVIFEEFQSENERVFREILEFLGVSNFTPEYEAVNVNKEVKFKAINNLINNPMVKSISKNLVSQEFNDFVRDKIVEKLLWYQAPKAKMPEQIKMQLMQQYKPEVIKISELLDIDLVTKWGYDTLN, encoded by the coding sequence ATGAAGCCTAATTTATTTATTGTCGGGCAGCCCAAATCTGGAACAACAGCTCTACACCAATTTTTGGGACAACATCCTGAAATATATATGTCGAGCATCAAAGAGCCACACTTCTTTTGTTCTGATTTTCATTTAGAGAGCGATCGCGCTTATGGTAGACAACGTTTTTTTGACTTTAGAAATGAGTCAGCTTATTTACAGCTTTTTAGCAAAGCCAAAAATGTCAAAATTGCAGGAGAATCCTCGACTAATTATCTCTATTCTCAGGTAACAGCGGAAAAAATCCATAATTTCAATCCTGATGGCAAAATTATTATTATTTTGCGTGAACCGGCTAAGTTTCTCTATTCGCTTCATAGTCACTACGTTAAATTTACCGAAGAGAACGAACCAGATTTTTTAACGGCTTTGGACTTAGAAAAAGAACGCCACCAAGAAAAATTTCTGAGTCCTAGGGTAACTAGCCCTAGCTATGTTTACTATTCTCAGCGGGTGCAATATTATCAGCAGGTAAAGCGGTATCGCGATCGCTTTAGTAATAATCAGATTAAAGTTGTAATCTTTGAAGAGTTTCAGTCCGAAAATGAACGTGTCTTTCGAGAAATACTAGAGTTTTTAGGAGTATCGAACTTTACGCCAGAATACGAAGCGGTAAATGTTAACAAAGAAGTTAAGTTTAAAGCGATTAATAACTTAATTAATAATCCCATGGTGAAAAGCATCTCTAAAAACCTAGTTTCTCAAGAATTTAATGATTTTGTGCGGGATAAAATTGTCGAAAAATTGCTTTGGTATCAAGCCCCGAAAGCCAAAATGCCCGAACAAATCAAAATGCAACTGATGCAGCAATATAAGCCCGAGGTTATTAAAATATCAGAATTGCTTGACATAGACTTAGTGACAAAATGGGGGTACGATACGTTGAATTGA
- a CDS encoding glycosyltransferase — protein MIKPPWLSVIIPTYNGSKYLAAALDSIALQQDREIECVVIDDGSTDNTLTIVEKYRKLLNIKLITKARQGNWVANTNHALSEASGIYTCFLHQDDLWLEGRLDKLKKAIAAYPQAVLYLHDSVFIDEQSKPLGLWGCPLPTRKKIISAEGMMEKLLVQNFIAIPAPVFKRKLALEVGGLNNELWYTADWDFWLKLAAAGDTCYIANPLSAFRVHGDSQTIRRSSSVEEFRQQMRSVVNRHLPPKSNKEVTKVALFSTEVNTTLAAMVHGESTNLFKLAANFMLLGPMGWRRYLQDSRIQERVAARLKAKLQTQA, from the coding sequence ATGATTAAACCGCCTTGGTTATCAGTTATTATTCCTACTTACAACGGCAGCAAGTATTTAGCAGCAGCCCTTGATTCGATCGCTCTGCAACAAGACCGAGAAATTGAATGTGTCGTAATTGATGACGGCTCAACAGATAATACTCTAACAATTGTCGAGAAATATCGAAAGCTGCTGAATATTAAATTAATTACTAAAGCCAGACAGGGTAACTGGGTTGCTAATACCAATCATGCCCTCTCAGAAGCTAGTGGAATCTATACCTGTTTTCTACATCAGGATGATCTGTGGCTAGAAGGACGGTTAGACAAACTTAAAAAAGCGATCGCTGCTTACCCCCAAGCTGTTTTATATCTCCACGACTCCGTATTTATTGATGAGCAAAGCAAACCTCTGGGTTTATGGGGATGTCCTTTGCCAACTAGAAAGAAAATAATTTCTGCCGAGGGGATGATGGAGAAACTATTGGTGCAAAACTTTATTGCCATTCCCGCACCTGTGTTTAAGCGAAAATTAGCTCTTGAGGTGGGCGGATTAAACAATGAACTGTGGTATACCGCCGACTGGGACTTCTGGCTTAAATTAGCTGCGGCGGGTGATACCTGCTATATTGCTAATCCTTTGTCAGCATTTAGGGTACATGGAGACTCGCAAACTATCCGCCGAAGCTCTAGTGTGGAAGAATTTCGCCAGCAAATGCGCTCGGTGGTCAATCGTCATCTGCCGCCAAAATCCAATAAAGAAGTTACTAAGGTGGCTTTATTCTCGACGGAAGTTAATACTACCCTGGCAGCAATGGTTCATGGTGAATCGACTAACTTGTTCAAGCTAGCTGCCAACTTTATGCTGCTAGGACCAATGGGTTGGCGTAGATACTTGCAGGATTCTCGAATTCAAGAGCGCGTAGCTGCTCGCTTAAAAGCAAAATTACAGACGCAGGCATAA
- a CDS encoding glycosyltransferase family 2 protein: MLGNIRTRETPVNRHIERVEQTNALEVSIIMPCLNEAETLETCIRKAQWFIAENDLAGEVIIADNGSNDGSQEIARRLNARVIDIPAKGYGSALKGGIAAARGKYIIMGDADDSYDFSSLNPFIKKLRNGYDLVMGNRFQGGIESGAMPFLHRYLGNPVLTGIGKLLFGSPCNDFHCGLRGFRKDAISNLDLQTTGMEFASEMVVKATLHKMQITEVPTILSPDGRSRPPHLNTWRDGWRHLRFLLMYSPRWLFFYPGIFLILAGLLATLSLLPSPKVHSLLYSSTAMTIGFQIVLFALFTKVFGISEGFLPEDRRLNRLFDYLNLETGLIAGSILVVMGLAASVYAFDIWGQHDFGSLNPTETMPIVIPGVTCLALGIQTIFSSFFLSILGLKR; this comes from the coding sequence ATGTTGGGCAATATAAGAACTAGAGAGACACCAGTAAACAGGCACATAGAGCGTGTAGAGCAAACAAATGCGCTCGAAGTTTCGATTATCATGCCCTGTTTAAATGAGGCGGAAACATTAGAAACCTGCATTAGAAAAGCTCAGTGGTTCATCGCTGAAAACGATCTTGCTGGAGAAGTAATTATTGCCGACAACGGTAGTAATGACGGTTCTCAAGAAATCGCTAGAAGGCTCAATGCCAGAGTAATTGATATTCCTGCTAAAGGTTATGGTAGTGCGCTCAAAGGTGGTATTGCAGCAGCTAGAGGCAAATATATCATCATGGGCGATGCTGATGACAGTTACGACTTTAGCAGCCTAAATCCTTTTATTAAAAAGCTACGTAACGGTTACGATTTGGTCATGGGAAATCGCTTCCAAGGCGGAATTGAATCTGGAGCAATGCCTTTTTTACACAGATATCTAGGCAATCCTGTGCTAACTGGTATTGGCAAACTTTTATTTGGTAGTCCTTGTAATGATTTTCACTGTGGATTAAGAGGTTTTCGTAAAGATGCAATTTCTAATTTAGATTTGCAAACTACGGGAATGGAATTTGCCAGCGAGATGGTCGTCAAAGCCACTCTCCATAAAATGCAAATTACAGAAGTACCGACAATTCTCTCTCCCGATGGTCGTAGTCGCCCTCCTCATCTTAATACCTGGCGTGATGGTTGGAGACACCTGCGTTTCTTGTTAATGTATAGTCCTCGCTGGCTGTTTTTCTATCCTGGTATCTTTTTAATTTTGGCTGGCTTGTTAGCAACTTTGTCTTTATTACCAAGTCCTAAAGTACATAGTTTACTTTACTCTTCTACGGCGATGACTATTGGTTTCCAAATTGTCCTGTTCGCCCTGTTTACCAAGGTATTTGGCATTAGCGAAGGATTTTTACCAGAGGACAGACGCTTGAATCGACTGTTTGATTATCTCAATCTAGAAACAGGCTTGATTGCTGGAAGTATACTAGTGGTTATGGGTCTAGCAGCGTCAGTTTATGCCTTTGATATTTGGGGACAACATGACTTTGGTTCTCTTAATCCTACGGAAACAATGCCGATTGTCATTCCTGGAGTTACTTGTTTAGCTTTAGGTATTCAAACAATTTTCTCTAGTTTCTTTTTGAGTATTTTGGGCTTAAAACGATGA